A single Cygnus atratus isolate AKBS03 ecotype Queensland, Australia chromosome 11, CAtr_DNAZoo_HiC_assembly, whole genome shotgun sequence DNA region contains:
- the LINS1 gene encoding protein Lines homolog 1, whose product MKMSLLQQMYKDVLAGIPLAKENCYYASFLTLCIEQSLEGDESCDRMHLPSIEGGIRSHQDAMSDTAGPTADDVSHDLANMNFSSCPREVMLLQLTLIKMLVDKAESQETEFSTRQKYCEILVLLLKEPKISSKLICLLSSCDQLLSHMASKSLASLVYFQMKEENALNVTWLTHSLKTLLEFPMCTQVAECLWTLTAIIKDILKDETLPKAGILKKLLSPLDDVLEGFYNSILLHHFDSHLYTSPYSEAANNLISFTDLLEALLASRIELELPLKCQRVLFLKVSYVLNIISSSTHYFIKKKFIMVLKKCVLCKSGEDTVSGSRFLQNPYFYEDMLALSNAVLQVVNLTWLNQIPLDEKASYFGSSEALPGDNTQSGSDQTVLRAISLVVLKALEFKFQNSATEAEIKEIFQSSMSQLLTFWRSHMKCSPQSHPVVHHCEWLSLVFIEQDDDMWEAAKALLLSYLKFDRLRRDAADNLSQKEEESWNFLTHASGYNPHCIFLFFLEKIAFDSTVLLDFLISSETCFLEYLVRYLKLLREDWHQFVNVCNYFDTKHGTSQPVSSIKPPHQEKQSCVSDVNLQNAPCEPEPQTPIPLTSSHNCLVFTTEQGDNEVAESNQSKSLLCNDSKSLLGSLQSLVNYDSSEDSELESVGKECLVNTKQMPLNNEHETMIRETVCSYTDDKQNKLKSQVLPLKQKGCNTSSSLACIVPSDNIVPLKIMLYKSTKCLEELQNAISRLQRRNLFPYNPSALLRLLSHVEKISKSINSQ is encoded by the exons ATGAAGATGTCTTTGCTACAGCAGATGTATAAGGATGTACTGGCAGGCATTCCATTAGCAAAGGAAAACTGTTATTATGCCTCTTTTCTTACTCTGTGTATTGAGCAGTCACTAGAAGGAGATGAATCGTGTGATCGAATGCATCTGCCATCTATTGAGGGTGGTATTAGGAGCCATCAGGATGCTATGTCAGACACTGCTGGCCCTACAGCAGATGATGTATCGCATGACTTAGCAAACATGAACTTCTCATCCTGTCCACGAGAGGTGATGCTGCTTCAGTTAACCTTGATCAAAATGCTGGTTGATAAAGCAGAGTCCCAGGAAACTGAATTCAGTACAAGACAGAAGTACTGTGAAATCCTCGTCCTTCTTCTGAAGGAGCCAAAAATCAGTTCAAAATTG ATTTGTCTGCTCAGTAGTTGTGATCAGCTATTATCTCACATGGCTTCAAAAAGTTTAGCGTCTCTTGTGTATTTCCAGATGAAGGAAGAG AACGCATTGAATGTCACCTGGCTCACCCATAGTTTGAAGACTCTCTTGGAATTCCCTATGTGTACCCAGGTAGCAGAATGTCTGTGGACTCTTACAGCTATTATCAAAGACATACTGAAAGATGAAACTTTACCCAAAGCAG GTATTTTGAAGAAGTTGTTGTCTCCTCTTGATGATGTACTTGAAGGATTTTATAATTCCATTCTGCTCCATCATTTTGACAGTCATCTCTATACTTCACCTTATTCTGAAGCTGCAAATAATTTGATAAGTTTTACAGATCTGCTTGAAGCACTTCTGGCTTCCAGAATTGAATTGGAGCTACCACTGAAATGCCAGAGAGTAttgtttctgaaagtttctTATGTCCTGAACATCATTAGCTCATCGACTCACTATTTCATCAAGAAGAAGTTCATTATGGTCCTTAAAAAATGTGTCCTTTGTAAATCTGGAGAAGATACTGTAAGTGGATCACGGTTCTTACAAAACCCATATTTCTATGAGGACATGCTTGCTCTGAGTAATGCTGTTCTGCAAGTTGTGAATTTGACTTGGCTTAATCAAATCCCACTCGATGAAAAGGCCAGCTACTTTGGAAGTAGTGAAGCTCTGCCTGGAGATAACACCCAAAGTGGTTCTGACCAAACTGTTCTCAGAGCCATAAGCCTGGTTGTGCTTAAAGCATTGGAGTTCAAGTTTCAGAACTCTGCTACAGAAGCTGAAATCAAAG aaatcttTCAGAGTTCCATGTCCCAGCTGTTGACATTCTGGAGGAGTCATATGAAGTGTTCCCCACAATCCCACCCAGTTGTACATCACTGTGAATGGCTCTCCTTGGTTTTCATAGAGCAAGATGATGATATGTGGGAAGCTGCTAAAGCTTTATTACTCAGTTACTTAAAATTTGATAG GTTACGGCGTGATGCTGCTGATAACTTAAGccaaaaagaggaggaaagctgGAACTTCCTTACGCATGCAAGTGGCTATAATCCtcactgtatatttttattttttctagaaaaaattgcatttgattCCACAGTGCTGCTAGATTTTTTGATTTCATCAGAAACTTGCTTTTTGGAGTACTTGGTAAGGTACTTAAAACTTCTTAGAGAAGACTGGCATCAGTTTGTAAATGTCTGTAACTATTTCGATACCAAGCATGGCACTTCTCAACCAGTTTCTTCTATCAAGCCTCcacatcaagaaaaacaaagctgcgTGAGCGATGTGAATTTGCAAAATGCTCCTTGTGAACCAGAACCACAGACTCCGATACCTTTAACTTCTTCTCACAATTGCTTAGTGTTTACCACAGAGCAAGGCGATAATGAAGTTGCAGAGTCTAACCAGTCTAAGTCATTGCTATGCAACGATAGTAAGTCTCTGCTGGGTTCTCTTCAAAGCCTTGTTAATTATGACAGCTCAGAAGATTCTGAATTAGAATCAGTTGGAAAAGAGTGTTTGGTAAACACAAAGCAGATGCCTTTAAATAATGAGCATGAGACAATGATAAGGGAAACTGTTTGCAGCTACACAGACGACAAACAGAATAAACTCAAGTCTCAAGTGTTGCCTCTGAAACAAAAGGGATGTAATACCTCATCCAGTTTGGCTTGTATAGTGCCCTCAGATAACATCGTTCCcctaaaaataatgctttataAATCAACAAAGTGTTTGGAAGAACTGCAAAATGCTATTTCTAGGTTGCAGAGAAGAAATCTTTTCCCATATAATCCATCTGCGTTGTTGAGACTACTGAGTCATGTTGAGAAGATCAGTAAGAGCATAAATTCACAATAA